One genomic region from Apodemus sylvaticus chromosome 1, mApoSyl1.1, whole genome shotgun sequence encodes:
- the LOC127683051 gene encoding cytochrome P450 2B1-like, translating into MEPTVFLLLVLFMGFLVLLVRGHLKSRGNLPPGPRPLPFLGNLLQMDRGGLLNSFMQLREKYGDMFTVHLGPRPVVMLCGTDIIKEALVGQAETFSGRGTIAVVEPVFKDYGVTFANGERWKTLRRFSLATMRDFGMGKRSVEERIQEEAQCLVEELRKSQGAPLDPTFIFQCITANIICSIVFGERFDYSDRQFLRLLELFYRTFSLISSLSSQVFELFSAVLKYFPGTHRQISKNLQEILDYIGQNVEKHRATLDPNAPRDFIDTYLLRMEKEKSNHHTEFHHQNLMMSVLSLFFAGTETSSTTLRYGFLLMLKYPHVAEKVQKEIDQVIGSHRLPALDDRTKMPYTDAVIHEIQRFSDLIPIGVPHRITKDTMLRGYLLPKNTEVYPILSSALHDPRYFEQPDTFNPEHFLDANGALKKNEAFLPFSTGKRICLGEGIARNELFIFFTSILQNFSVTSSMAPKDIDLTPKESGFGRVPPTYQVCFLAR; encoded by the exons ATGGAGCCCACTGTCTTTCTCCTCCTTGTTCTCTTCATGGGGTTCTTGGTACTCTTAGTCAGGGGACACCTAAAGTCCCGTGGCAACCTCCCACCAGGACCCCGTCCCCTGCCATTCTTGGGGAACCTCTTGCAGATGGACAGAGGAGGCCTCCTCAATTCCTTCATGCAG CTTCGAGAAAAATATGGAGATATGTTCACGGTGCACCTGGGACCAAGGCCTGTGGTCATGCTCTGTGGGACAGACATCATAAAGGAGGCCCTGGTGGGCCAAGCTGAGACTTTCTCTGGCCGAGGGACGATTGCTGTGGTTGAGCCAGTCTTCAAGGACTACG GTGTCACCTTTGCCAATGGGGAACGCTGGAAGACCCTTCGGAGATTCTCTCTGGCCACCATGAGAGACTTTGGGATGGGAAAGAGGAGTGTGGAGGAGCGGATACAAGAGGAAGCCCAGTGTTTGGTGGAGGAACTGCGGAAATCCCAGG GAGCCCCTCTGGACCCCACCTTCATCTTCCAGTGCATCACGGCCAACATCATCTGCTCCATTGTCTTTGGAGAGCGCTTTGACTACTCAGACCGCCAATTCCTGCGCCTGCTGGAGCTGTTCTATCGGACCTTTTCTCTCATAAGTTCATTGTCCAGTCAG GTCTTTGAGCTCTTCTCTGCTGTCCTGAAGTACTTTCCTGGCACCCACAGACAAATCTCCAAAAACCTGCAGGAAATCCTTGACTACATTGGTCAGAATGTGGAGAAGCACAGGGCCACCTTGGACCCCAATGCTCCACGGGACTTCATTGATACCTACCTTCTGCGCATGGAGAAG GAGAAGTCCAATCATCACACAGAGTTCCATCACCAGAACCTCATGAtgtctgtgctctctctcttctttgctggAACTGAAACCAGCAGCACCACGCTCCGCTATGGCTTCCTGCTCATGCTCAAGTACCCCCATGTTGCAG AGAAAGTCCAAAAGGAGATTGATCAGGTGATCGGCTCACACCGGCTGCCAGCCCTTGATGACCGCACCAAAATGCCATACACTGATGCAGTCATCCACGAGATTCAGAGATTTTCAGACCTTATCCCTATTGGAGTGCCACACAGAATCACCAAGGATACCATGCTTCGAGGGTACTTGCTCCCCAAG AACACTGAGGTGTATCCCATCCTGAGTTCAGCTCTCCATGACCCACGGTACTTTGAACAACCAGACACCTTCAATCCTGAGCACTTCCTGGATGCCAATGGGGcactgaagaaaaatgaagctTTTCTGCCCTTCTCTACAG GAAAGCGCATATGTCTTGGTGAAGGCATTGCCCGCAACgagttgttcattttcttcacctcCATCCTCCAGAACTTCTCTGTAACAAGCAGCATGGCTCCCAAGGACATTGACCTCACTCCCAAGGAGAGTGGCTTTGGAAGAGTACCCCCAACATACCAGGTCTGCTTCTTGGCCCGCTGA